One Mercenaria mercenaria strain notata chromosome 12, MADL_Memer_1, whole genome shotgun sequence DNA segment encodes these proteins:
- the LOC123534892 gene encoding neuromedin-U receptor 2-like has product MANISTTSFTNTFTVSTEVNITNSEEDNTLSPLSLFEENKTTAEMIQEKMDTVQYVVCPTLLVFGILGNLSTILTVSHVQFHQMTSKFILYALAISDSLLLLTNPFNQHFMQEIWGRDVRALSSGGCKLFFVMYRTGKISSSWFIVLVAVERFIAIKFPLRVKRFLTKKTVCVAIATIYVMTFTLSGIWTFSTDVENQICRADLSTPNNLRLHKAFVITGAACYSIAPIVILMTLTPLIILNLYRSHRLRRDLRHSKIGRSAKNTSRVTIMLIGVVITYIICVTPITLLLILTFWTNEPIFDSQKTEYIIFSGVASSFEQMNHSSNFFVYIMCGRQFRERFFNMIRCSRKKIHGTESLTFALGSNLDLKNRSTRRVS; this is encoded by the coding sequence ATGGCTAATATATCAACAACGTCATTTACAAACACATTTACTGTTTCGACGGAGGTTAATATCACCAATAGCGAAGAAGATAATACCTTATCGCCTTTATCATtgtttgaagaaaacaaaacaactgcTGAAATGATTCAGGAGAAAATGGATACAGTTCAGTATGTTGTGTGTCCTACATTGCTTGTTTTCGGAATTCTAGGAAATTTAAGCACGATTCTGACGGTTTCTCATGTTCAGTTTCATCAAATGACATCCAAGTTTATTTTGTACGCGCTGGCGATCTCTGACTCGCTGTTACTCCTGACGAATCCATTTAACCAACACTTCATGCAAGAAATTTGGGGACGAGATGTCAGAGCGCTCTCAAGTGGAGGATGCAAATTATTCTTTGTCATGTACAGAACCGGTAAAATCTCGTCATCTTGGTTTATAGTTTTAGTCGCTGTTGAACGTTTCATTGCAATAAAGTTTCCGCTGAGAGTGAAGCGTTTCCTTACAAAAAAGACAGTATGTGTCGCTATAGCAACTATTTATGTAATGACCTTTACACTTTCTGGGATTTGGACATTTTCCACTGACGTTGAAAACCAGATTTGTAGAGCAGACCTTTCGACACCCAATAACCTCAGGTTACATAAAGCTTTTGTCATCACTGGTGCTGCTTGCTACTCTATTGCTCCGATTGTCATTCTGATGACCTTGACACCACTTATTATTTTAAATCTTTACCGCAGTCATCGCCTTCGGCGAGATCTGCGCCATAGCAAAATTGGCAGGTCTGCAAAAAATACATCTCGTGTCACTATAATGTTAATTGGTGTTGTTATTACCTATATAATATGTGTGACGCCCATCACTCTTCTCCTTATTCTTACATTTTGGACCAATGAGCCTATCTTCGACTCACAAAAGACAGAATATATAATTTTCTCTGGCGTTGCTTCATCGTTTGAGCAAATGAACCATTCCAGTAACTTCTTTGTTTATATCATGTGCGGCCGGCAGTTTCGAGAAAGATTTTTCAACATGATAAGATGCTCGAGAAAAAAGATACACGGAACTGAGAGCTTGACCTTTGCCTTGGGCAGCAATCTGGATCTTAAAAACCGCAGTACCCGACGGGTATCATAA